One Agrobacterium vaccinii DNA window includes the following coding sequences:
- a CDS encoding ornithine cyclodeaminase family protein, giving the protein MLVLNEEETCRALPWPELIDAIEAMFHDGCVVPVRHHHDVEVPGENAATLLLMPAWVPGSYMGVKILSVFPDNSVRSLPAIFGTYLLSSGTTGEMLAAIEGGELTARRTAATSALAAKYLARADAASMLMVGTGRLSLNLMQAHAVVRPLTSFHVWGRNASAAEKTVQEARKLGFDARIADDLEGSARVADIISCATLSNEPLIKGEWLKPGAHLDLVGAFKPTMRESDDNAVQRAHVFVDTFEGALKEGGDIVQPLASGLIDRQHIRAEMSDLVSGRHNGREKDSDITLFKSVGAALEDLAGAILAYESLKVKR; this is encoded by the coding sequence ATGCTGGTCCTCAATGAAGAAGAAACATGCCGTGCCCTGCCCTGGCCCGAACTGATCGACGCCATCGAGGCGATGTTCCATGACGGCTGTGTTGTCCCCGTCAGGCACCACCACGACGTCGAGGTGCCGGGTGAGAATGCAGCGACCCTGTTGTTGATGCCTGCCTGGGTGCCCGGCTCCTATATGGGCGTGAAGATACTCTCGGTCTTTCCCGATAACAGTGTCCGGTCGCTTCCTGCTATTTTCGGGACGTACCTTCTTTCCTCCGGCACAACAGGCGAAATGCTGGCTGCGATAGAAGGTGGCGAGTTGACGGCGCGGCGAACGGCAGCGACATCTGCACTGGCTGCAAAATATCTTGCCCGTGCGGATGCCGCGTCCATGTTGATGGTCGGAACCGGACGTCTTTCCCTCAATCTGATGCAGGCCCATGCGGTTGTTCGGCCTTTGACGTCTTTCCACGTGTGGGGGCGTAATGCTTCGGCAGCGGAAAAGACTGTGCAAGAGGCACGTAAGCTGGGCTTCGACGCGCGGATTGCCGATGATCTGGAGGGCAGCGCGCGGGTTGCCGATATCATTTCCTGCGCAACGCTCTCCAACGAGCCGCTGATCAAGGGAGAATGGTTGAAGCCGGGAGCGCATCTCGATCTGGTTGGTGCATTCAAGCCCACCATGCGCGAAAGCGACGATAACGCCGTTCAGCGGGCTCATGTCTTTGTCGATACTTTCGAAGGCGCGCTGAAAGAAGGGGGCGATATCGTCCAGCCGCTGGCTTCAGGTCTGATAGATCGCCAACATATCCGCGCTGAGATGTCTGATCTTGTTTCGGGTCGGCATAACGGTCGGGAAAAGGATAGCGACATAACCCTGTTCAAGTCGGTGGGTGCGGCGCTGGAGGATCTGGCGGGCGCTATTCTTGCCTATGAAAGCCTGAAGGTGAAACGCTGA